Genomic segment of Apium graveolens cultivar Ventura chromosome 7, ASM990537v1, whole genome shotgun sequence:
CCTACTACTAATATTAGTTGCTGAATTTTGTACAAATCCCCAATCTCCCTGAGTTTTTTTTTCTTGTTATGTAACTCAACTGGATTCTAAACATGGCCAAAATTACATAAGCTAAACTTTTTGATTAAGCTATTCATGATGGAGCACAAGAGTTCTATTCACACATGCATGAATGTAGACTTAAAACCTATACACAAATGATGCAGGGGGGACATTTGCACTATATTCTTTGATCTCCAGGCATGCTAATATGAGGTTAATTCCTAATAACGAACCGGAGGATAAGGAGTTGTCCAACTTCGGACTTCCCAACCCTACGAGCCAGTTTCGACGGGCTGAGAAGCTTAAAAGCAAGCTTTCGAAGAGTATGCCAGCTAAAATCACGCTTGTGTTGATCACCATCCTCGGATGTTCCATGGTCATTGGTGATGGTATATTAACACCTAGTATTTCAGGTACGTGTACGATGTACCTCCGGTCCGGTTCAGTGTAAATTAACTACCATACAGATATTTGGAGCAAAATCTGTTGATCCTAAAAATAATTCATAGTATCGAATACACCCCGATTAAAATATGAAGTTTTAGTAATTTGGAATCATGTTTTAATCTCTATCCTCTGTAGTCTTATCAGCAGTGGGTGGAATCAAGAACAAGGTGGATTCCCTTGGCCAAAGTACTTACTCAACTCATCCACATATTTACTAAATTTGATCCTACTTTTAAAACATAcaactgtttatctaaaattcTAATATTGGAAATTGCGCAAAGATGCTGTTGTGGGGATTTCAATAGCAATATTGGTGATTCTGTTCTCGGCTCAACAATTCGGGAGTGATAGGGTGGGATACACATTCGCTCCTATCATTGTCGTCTGGTTTACATTCATTGGTGGCATTGgcttttacaacttattcaaacaTGATGTAACTATTTTGCGTGCATTCAATCCAAAATACATCATTGATTACTTCAAAAGAAATGGTTCGAAAGGATGGAAGTCACTTGGTGGAGTTGTTTTGTGCATCACAGGTGACACATTAGTATAGATATTTTAGTAGTTTGCTCGTTACTTTAGCTAGCTAGCTAATTGTCCTAGGTTAAACTTTTCACATATGGAATTGCAGGCACTGAAGCCATGTTTGCTGACATTGGCCATTTCAGCGTATTAGCTGTCCAGGTAATCAAAGTTAATTTATGCGCTATATGTAAAACCCGTCTCTTATGCATATCAGTTTCGCGCGAAGTCGAACCTACACAGTTAAGCTGTATAAATTAAAAAATGTCAGAATCCTAGGTTTTTTCCAAAAAGAGAAAAGAATAGAGAAGACCAGATCAAACATTTGCAAAGATGCGTAATAAATTGTGAAGATCTTAATGACTACAAATATGAGATGAAAATAATTTAAGTAAAATAGACTAAGAAATAAATAAAGAAAATTACCTATGCTGTCTAATCTTCTCCTCTTCTCATCCTGACCCGTGGCCATTATACTATAACAGCTTAGCTTTACTTCGGTTGTACTACCTGCATTACTAGCTACTTATATTGGTCAAGCTGCATATCTCTCAAAAAATCCCGGTGAAGTGGCTGATAGTTTCTATGCCTCTGTTCCAGGCTAGTACTTTAACTGAAACATATAGTGTAAACATAAAAATGCCTTTTTCTTGTACTAATTATGACATGAAAATTGATTGATTAATGCAGAAACGATTTACTGGCCAATGTTTGTGGTTGCGGTTGCTGCTGCAATTATAGCTAGCCAAGCTATGATATCAGGAGCATTTGCAATTATTTCACAGGCTTTAAGTCTAGGTTGTTTTCCTAGGGTGAAAGTAGTTCATACCTCTGTGAAGTACGAAGGTCAGGTTTATATCCCAGAGCTCAACTACATGATTATGATTTGCTCCATTTTTGTGACTTTAACTTTCAAGACCACTGAAAAGATTGGTAATGCCTATGGTGAGTAGTTGAAATTCTGGCACCGCCACTTCCTGTTTTGGTAATTCGATTACAAATATTAAACTGGAATTGATATATGAAATTTACATTCATGCAGGGATCGCTGTGGTAGGTGACATGTTAATCTCCACGTCTCTGGTCAGTCTGATTATGCTTATCATATGGAAGGTGAAATTATGGTGGATGCTGCTATTCTTTACAGTGTTTATTACTATGGAGGGTGTATACCTATCTGCTGTCCTGTCTAAATTCATACAAGGGGGGTATCTTCCTATTGCATTTTCACTTGTCTTGATGACAATAATGGGAATATGGCACTATGTGTACGTTCAAAGGTACAAGTTCGAGCTCGATAACAAGGTTTCTGATAATTACATACAAGACTTGGCAACAAATCCAAACGTAAACAGAATCCCCGGAATTGGACTATTATACTCTGAGCTTGTGCAGGGAGTTCCACCAATATTTCCTCATTTTATTGAAAATGTACCATCTATTCACTCGGTTCTGGTTTTTGTATCCTTGAAATTCATTCCGATCAGTACTGTAATGCTTGAGGAGCGATTTTTGTTCAGACAGGTTGAACCAAGAGAGTACATGATTTTCCGTTGTGTGGTAAGATATGGATACAAAGATAAGATAGAAGAGTCTAAGGAGTTTGAAAATCAGCTTGTGGAAAACTTAAAGGAGTTCATTAGACATGAAAAATGCATTGTTGAAGCCGGTAACGGGATACCTAAGGATGAACTCATGGCACCTGAACCCCTGCATGACACAAATGTGATACATGAATTAACGGACAAAATTGAGAAGGTAGAAGAAAGAACTAGCTCACCTACAATTCAGAGCGAGGAGTCATTGCCACAACTGAATGACTCGCCACGTATTTCTTTTTCAAGGTCCATCAAATCATTCCGAGCAGTACTGTCACACAATACTTCAAGTGAAATTATTACACAACCTATTCTAGGAGTTGAAGAAGAGATGCAGTTTATACAGCACACGAAGGAGAAAGGCGTAGTTTATCTTCTCGGAGAAGCAGAGGTGATAGCCAAACAAGATTCCTCTTTCTTCAAAAAAATTATTGTCAATTATGCATACAGCTTCCTCAGAAAAAATTTCAGGCAAGGGGAAAAGACAATGCAAATTCCTCAGACAAGGCTTTTGCGAGTTGGAATGACATATGAAATATAATATGGCAATGTATGATGACAATATATATAGAGTTCGAATAAGACGGGAGTTTGCGTGCCTTGGTAGGTAAGAGTTGAGCTTTTATATGCTACCATCCGACTGATCCACTTAATGGTATTTAACCATTTGTGGCTGTATGATATAAACACTATAACATTTTGCAGACTAACTAATATCCACTGGAATCTGCATTTTGATAGCATAATCTCTATATATAAGTACATTGATTTGAATTTTGATGTTTTTTGGATAATTAATACGATAAATGTAAAGAGTGAAGTATTAAGTGGTACCTTCCTTTGTTTAAACTTCTCAAATAAATTTGCTCATCCCAAGCTTTATATTCCTTTGTTCTAAATAAAGGAATCCTGCACAGGTTTCAGTCTCTTCTTCTTAAACTTAACCATCTTTTCCATTCTCATGTTCTTCTCTCCCATCCATCCTTACCGCTAATTTTTCTTTGAAATCTCAATTGCACTTCAGCTTAACGCAACTGAATTGTGGGATATATATACCCATATTGTTGTTTCCAGCTTAACACAACTCAATAATCAGGATACTGACGATTTGTCTAAACTTAAAAGACTGGAATTAAAGGTATCAGAGTAACTGAACTTGAAATCTCCATATTACTCCAATCAAAATTATAATATAAAGAGCATCATTTTTTATGCTAGATATAAGAGcaaatttaatcatcagaacgcAGTCACTCGTTTAGCTTTTGTCAAGTTCTGTCGACAATACTCTGGCCTCAGATTTGCTGTGCTGGACTTTTTGGTAAGAATCAAGAAAAATTATTGGTTTAGGCTCTatttggtattgctgttgcaaACAGGCCAGCAGTTTTTTAGCAAAAAACTGTCagaaaggtgtttggtaaattctaaaagcTGCAGCGCTTTTGGTCTAAAAGCTGTTGTTAGCAAAAGCATGTCCCCCGTGCTTTTGGAAAATGCTGTTTTCACCTTTTGCAGGAAGTAGCTATCAGTTTTACCATCAAACCTTCTCAAAAATAttgtttttatatattatatctcataatatgtataaattaaaaataattaccaaacagtcatctaacCACCAGCACTTTTCTCACAGTACAGCAGTTTTCAACAGCACTCCCAAACCGAGCCTTAGTGACTAAAGAAATTTGGCTGAATGAAGTTGAGAAATAACTGTTATGAAAATACAGTCACTCATTTAGTTTTCATCAAGTTTCGTCCCCAGTACTTGGTCTCAAATATCTTCTCTCAGGATTTATACCATCAACAGATGTTGAAAGGGAAAAGACTCTGGCAAGTATCCGATAGCACTGGGGACAGAAGAGTGGATAGAAATCATCTGCAGTGATGTGAGTGAGGCAAGAGGTTCAGATGATAATGGATAAAATGATTATGACAAGGATATATAGCGTGATGCTGAAGACTTGAGGACAGGATCTAGGATAGAATTCATCAGGTGCATAAATACTAAATGGCTATGACATTATGACAGCGTGTTCTTGCAGTTGCCAGCTAGAGTTTTTGTTTTTGGAGGTTTCCACAGGATTGAGTAGGCATTTAGAAATTTGTAGAGAGACAATTGAAGAGATACGGCTCATCACCGTTCTACAAGTAGGGAACAGGCGAATCATGTTACTGtgacagcccgcacttccggaccattaaatctaaatcaaaactaaaacaaaatacaATTTATCAATCCAAAATCTCTATTACAAAGGTGACAATTACAAAtgcgcagctaacggaagtccaaaagtcaatctactccaatactaagatcctcgaactccaatgctatccaactcgaactcttaggcgaaacctgaaattgtaagaatgagctatacagcccagcaagagaccaatcgatccaactagtaggccaagtaacacacacacatataacaaaatacaccgataatctatacgatacgatatacgaaacacacactttcgatacatattcttattctttttcgatacatacgatacacatagcacataaacaacaataattcaaaacccaTAATTTATGCCAcaaccactacaacccggtgataacggtcctaaattttcacaaaactgtcactacaatccggtgactgcggtcctaagttcttattcgatattttcacaaaccatggcacaaatcagagatccaaaattatcgtctcgacacaacatatatacaacaatacgtatactataacacataacactttcaaatatatcatcacttagcccatattttgataatcaaatatacacgcataataaataattttgaaaacactagtaagatcgatcgaaaacttacctcaaaaaaTGACCAGATCTAAAATTACTCgattttgaccctctaaacgatgttatcttgaaaaacacgaaacacgaaagttgtagagaacgaaaagacctttccgaaaagtctaGGATCACTTAATTCTGACTTatgatgaattttctacgaattttacaagactgctgattttttcctgagaagagccctacgaatttttataataaaaacgagaaagacgaatatgatgtatttataatgctacaaaaccctatatcttaacctacaagttatctgTATTAGAAtgtgatccaaattttaggcccattagtctaactCAATTCTAAATCCtaatccttatccaattttaatactttttattctattattcaattattattcttattctaaaaattacgggatattacatactaccctccttaaaaagaatttggtccctaAATTCACAAAAATTCTATACGTCTAGTGTTACTAATCTCCTACAGGTCAAACTTAAACTATGGTCCCCAGGAACACATCCTAGGAAATGTACTAGTCTCATAActaatacactccgaaagacaacctggctctgataccaactgtgacagcccgcacttccggaccattaaatctaaatcaaaactaaaacaaaatacaATTTATCAATCCAAAATCTCTATTACAAAGGTGACAATTACAAAggcgcagctaacggaagtccaaaagtcaatctactccaatactaagatcctcgaactccaatgctatccaactcgaactcttaggcgaaacctgaaattgtaagaatgagctatacagcccagcaagagaccaatcgatccaactagtaggccaagtaacacacacacatataacaaaatacaccgataatctatacgatacgatatacgaaacacacactttcgatacatattcttattctttttcgatacatacgatacacatagcacataaacaacaataattcaaaacccaTAATTTATGCTACAACCACTataacccggtgataacggtcctaaattttcacaaaactgtcactacaatccggtgactgcggtcctaagttcttattcgatattttcacaaaccatggcacaaatcagagatccaaaattatcgtctcgacacaacatatatacaacaatacgtatactataacacataacactttcaaatatatcatcacttagcccatattttgataatcaaatatacacgcataataaataattttgaaaacactagtaagatcgatcgaaaacttacctcaaaaaaTGACCAGATCTAAAATTACTCgattttgaccctctaaacgatgttatcttgaaaaacacgaaacacaaaagttgtagagaacgaaaagacctttccgaaaagtctaGGATCACTTAATTCTGACTTatgatgaattttctacgaattttacaagactgctgattttttgctgagaagagccctacgaatttttataataaaaacgagaaagacgaatatgatgtatttataatgctacaaaaccctatatcttaacctacaagttatctgTATTAGAAtgtgatccaaattttaggcccattagtctaactCAATTCTAAATCCtaatccttatccaattttaatactttttattctattattcaattattattcttattctaaaaattacgggatattacatactaccctccttaaaaagaatttggtccctaAATTCACAAAAATTCTATACGTCTAGTGTTACTAATCTCCTACAGGTCAAACTTAAACTATGGTCCCCAGGAACacatcctagggaatgtactagtctcataactaatacactccgaaagacaacctggctctgataccaactgtgacagcccgcacttccggaccattaaatctaaatcaaaactaaaacaaaatacaATTTATCAATCCAAAATCTCTATTACAAAGGTGACAATTACAAAggcgcagctaacggaagtccaaaagtcaatctactccaatactaagatcctcgaactccaa
This window contains:
- the LOC141672844 gene encoding potassium transporter 5-like, coding for MAHQSLEKVAPPNASATATNNNETMEGPKLRRVDSLDIEAGRVSFTSTHTDHSQASWGRTLSLAFQCLGVIYGDVGTSPLYVYSSTFTDGIKDKEDILGVLSLIIYTLLLSPLIKYAFIVLRANDNGNGGTFALYSLISRHANMRLIPNNEPEDKELSNFGLPNPTSQFRRAEKLKSKLSKSMPAKITLVLITILGCSMVIGDGILTPSISVLSAVGGIKNKVDSLGQNAVVGISIAILVILFSAQQFGSDRVGYTFAPIIVVWFTFIGGIGFYNLFKHDVTILRAFNPKYIIDYFKRNGSKGWKSLGGVVLCITGTEAMFADIGHFSVLAVQLSFTSVVLPALLATYIGQAAYLSKNPGEVADSFYASVPETIYWPMFVVAVAAAIIASQAMISGAFAIISQALSLGCFPRVKVVHTSVKYEGQVYIPELNYMIMICSIFVTLTFKTTEKIGNAYGIAVVGDMLISTSLVSLIMLIIWKVKLWWMLLFFTVFITMEGVYLSAVLSKFIQGGYLPIAFSLVLMTIMGIWHYVYVQRYKFELDNKVSDNYIQDLATNPNVNRIPGIGLLYSELVQGVPPIFPHFIENVPSIHSVLVFVSLKFIPISTVMLEERFLFRQVEPREYMIFRCVVRYGYKDKIEESKEFENQLVENLKEFIRHEKCIVEAGNGIPKDELMAPEPLHDTNVIHELTDKIEKVEERTSSPTIQSEESLPQLNDSPRISFSRSIKSFRAVLSHNTSSEIITQPILGVEEEMQFIQHTKEKGVVYLLGEAEVIAKQDSSFFKKIIVNYAYSFLRKNFRQGEKTMQIPQTRLLRVGMTYEI